The following are encoded in a window of Acidimicrobiales bacterium genomic DNA:
- a CDS encoding ABC transporter ATP-binding protein: MPNMTAAVGEREQETALPRAEITVTGLSKSFGSTPVLHGVDLTIEPGATVALLGPSGCGKTTLLRTIAGLERPDSGRITIDGELVSGPNTDLVPERRRIGMVFQDWALFPHMSVGANVGYGLDKSERRSGRVEESLELVGLGGFAGRMPSTLSGGQQQRVALARALAPRPRAILLDEPFSNLDTTLRVQVRTEVHALLSRLGITTVFVTHDQEEAFVLGDEVAVMNDGMILQQASPAAIYDAPASRWVASFVGEANLLHADAQGELATTRLGPIPLRRPTHGPVELLLRPEQLLVEPVRDDEIADPASTGTVELIEFYGHDCVAIVRFDDGGELRTRSPGAPRVRRGERVTVHPPQVATVAFDPAR, encoded by the coding sequence ATGCCGAACATGACCGCAGCGGTCGGCGAGCGGGAGCAGGAGACCGCACTCCCCCGCGCCGAGATCACGGTCACCGGCCTGTCCAAGTCGTTCGGCTCGACCCCGGTGCTCCACGGCGTCGACCTGACCATCGAGCCGGGTGCGACCGTGGCTCTGCTCGGTCCGTCGGGGTGCGGCAAGACCACCCTGTTGCGCACCATCGCCGGCTTGGAGCGCCCCGACAGCGGCCGCATCACCATCGACGGAGAACTGGTCTCGGGCCCCAACACCGACCTGGTGCCCGAACGCCGACGCATCGGCATGGTCTTTCAGGACTGGGCCCTCTTCCCCCACATGTCTGTCGGCGCCAACGTCGGGTACGGCCTCGACAAGAGCGAGCGTCGTTCGGGACGCGTCGAGGAGAGCCTCGAGCTGGTCGGCCTCGGCGGCTTCGCCGGTCGCATGCCCTCCACGTTGTCCGGTGGCCAGCAGCAGCGGGTCGCGTTGGCCCGAGCGCTGGCACCGAGACCCCGTGCCATCCTGCTCGACGAGCCGTTCTCCAACCTCGACACCACGCTGCGGGTCCAGGTGCGCACCGAGGTCCATGCGCTGCTCTCGCGACTGGGCATCACCACCGTCTTCGTCACCCACGACCAAGAGGAGGCGTTCGTGCTGGGCGACGAGGTGGCAGTCATGAACGACGGCATGATCCTCCAGCAGGCGTCACCCGCGGCCATCTACGACGCGCCCGCCTCGCGATGGGTCGCATCCTTCGTCGGAGAGGCCAACCTGCTCCACGCCGACGCCCAGGGAGAGCTCGCAACCACCCGGTTGGGCCCGATCCCGCTGCGCCGGCCCACCCACGGCCCCGTCGAGCTCCTCCTGCGGCCCGAACAGCTCCTCGTCGAGCCTGTGCGGGACGATGAGATCGCCGATCCGGCCAGCACCGGCACGGTCGAGCTCATCGAGTTCTACGGGCACGACTGCGTGGCGATCGTGCGCTTCGACGACGGTGGCGAGCTGCGCACCAGATCCCCCGGCGCGCCGCGGGTCCGCCGAGG
- a CDS encoding aconitate hydratase, whose protein sequence is MAVAANTPIELIERVYSTLDERLATGRRRLGRPLTLAEKVLVNHLDDPETGGLDRGVSYTDLRPDRVAMQDATAQMALLQFMTAGLPEVQVPSTVHCDHLIQAKEDGKVDLLAALDNNSEVYEFLESVSAKYGIGFWKPGSGIIHQVVLEQYAFPGGMMIGTDSHTPNAGGLGMVAIGVGGADAVDVMTGFPFNVRWPKLIGVKLTGSLNGWTAPKDIILEVARILTVKGGTGAIVEYFGPGAESISATGKATICNMGAEIGATTSMFGYDDAMARYLKSTGREQVADAANAVAHHLRADDEVLADPEQFYDQVIEIDLDTLEPLINGPHTPDLSRPVSRVGGDARLNDWPTEISYALVGSCTNSSYEDITRAASIARQAAAEGITCKTDLMITPGSEQVRATIERDGLLADFERIGATVLANACGPCIGQWSRSDVSEGDVNTIVTSYNRNFPKRNDGFSTTLAFVTSPETVVALALAGTLDFNPLTDTLTNEAGDEVLLAVPVGEELPDQGFTAGESGFIAPPEDSSGVEIVVSPDSDRLQLLEPFEAWDGNDLVELPVLVKATGKCTTDHISAAGPWLRYRGHLENISGNLFLGAVNAFTGEAGQGKDITDGETRPYPEIARRYHEAGIAWVAVGDENYGEGSSREHAAMEPRFRGARAVLTRSFARIHETNLKKQGVLPLTFADPDDYDKIGEDDRISILGLAELAPDTPVQGRIHHADGTTTDITLDHTLSPDQIEWFQAGSALNIIRRRTTG, encoded by the coding sequence ATGGCTGTCGCCGCCAACACCCCCATCGAGCTCATCGAGCGCGTGTACAGCACCCTCGACGAACGCCTGGCCACCGGTCGCCGCCGCCTCGGTCGACCGCTCACCCTCGCCGAGAAGGTCCTGGTCAACCACCTCGACGACCCCGAGACCGGTGGCCTCGATCGGGGTGTCTCCTACACCGACCTGCGTCCCGACCGCGTCGCCATGCAGGACGCGACCGCACAGATGGCCCTGCTGCAGTTCATGACCGCGGGCCTGCCCGAGGTCCAGGTGCCCTCCACGGTGCACTGCGACCACCTGATCCAGGCCAAGGAGGACGGCAAGGTCGATCTCCTCGCCGCCCTGGACAACAACAGCGAGGTCTACGAGTTCCTCGAATCGGTGTCGGCCAAGTACGGCATCGGGTTCTGGAAGCCCGGCTCGGGGATCATCCACCAGGTCGTGCTCGAGCAGTACGCCTTCCCCGGTGGGATGATGATCGGCACCGACAGCCACACGCCCAACGCCGGAGGCCTGGGCATGGTGGCCATCGGCGTTGGCGGGGCCGACGCGGTCGACGTCATGACCGGCTTCCCGTTCAACGTGCGCTGGCCAAAGCTCATCGGCGTGAAGCTCACCGGCTCGCTCAACGGCTGGACCGCGCCGAAGGACATCATCCTCGAGGTCGCCCGCATCCTCACGGTCAAGGGCGGCACCGGCGCCATCGTCGAGTACTTCGGACCCGGCGCCGAGTCGATCAGCGCCACCGGTAAGGCCACGATCTGCAACATGGGCGCCGAGATCGGCGCCACCACCTCCATGTTCGGCTACGACGACGCCATGGCCCGCTACCTCAAGTCCACCGGCCGCGAGCAGGTGGCCGACGCGGCCAACGCGGTGGCCCACCACCTGCGGGCCGACGACGAGGTGCTCGCCGACCCCGAGCAGTTCTACGACCAGGTCATCGAGATCGATCTCGACACGCTCGAACCGCTGATCAACGGGCCGCACACCCCCGATCTGTCCCGCCCCGTCTCCCGTGTCGGCGGCGACGCCAGGCTCAACGACTGGCCCACCGAGATCAGCTACGCCCTGGTGGGTTCGTGCACCAACTCGTCCTACGAGGACATCACCCGTGCCGCGAGCATCGCCCGTCAGGCGGCGGCCGAGGGCATCACCTGCAAGACCGACCTGATGATCACCCCGGGATCGGAGCAGGTGCGCGCCACCATCGAGCGCGACGGCCTGCTCGCCGACTTCGAACGCATCGGTGCCACCGTGCTCGCCAACGCCTGCGGCCCCTGCATCGGCCAGTGGTCGCGCTCGGACGTGTCCGAGGGCGACGTCAACACCATCGTCACCTCCTACAACCGCAACTTCCCCAAGCGCAACGACGGCTTCTCCACCACCCTCGCGTTCGTGACCTCACCCGAGACGGTGGTGGCGTTGGCCCTCGCCGGCACGCTGGACTTCAACCCGCTCACCGACACCCTCACCAACGAAGCCGGCGATGAGGTCCTCCTCGCCGTCCCGGTCGGCGAAGAGCTCCCCGACCAGGGGTTCACCGCAGGCGAGAGCGGCTTCATCGCTCCGCCCGAGGACAGCTCCGGCGTGGAGATCGTCGTCAGCCCCGACTCCGATCGCCTGCAGCTGCTCGAGCCGTTCGAGGCGTGGGACGGAAACGATCTCGTCGAGCTGCCGGTGCTGGTCAAGGCCACGGGCAAGTGCACCACCGACCACATCTCCGCCGCCGGACCGTGGCTGCGCTACCGCGGGCACCTGGAGAACATCTCGGGGAACCTGTTCCTGGGCGCGGTCAACGCCTTCACCGGCGAGGCCGGCCAGGGCAAGGACATCACCGACGGCGAGACCCGTCCCTACCCCGAGATCGCCCGGCGCTACCACGAGGCCGGCATCGCCTGGGTGGCGGTCGGCGACGAGAACTACGGCGAGGGCTCCTCTCGGGAGCACGCCGCGATGGAACCCCGCTTCCGGGGGGCCAGGGCGGTCCTCACCCGCAGCTTCGCCCGCATCCACGAGACCAACCTCAAGAAGCAGGGCGTGCTGCCGCTGACCTTCGCCGACCCGGACGACTACGACAAGATCGGCGAGGACGACCGCATCTCGATCCTCGGTCTGGCCGAGCTGGCTCCCGACACCCCGGTGCAGGGCCGCATCCACCACGCCGACGGCACCACCACCGACATCACCCTCGACCACACCCTCTCGCCCGACCAGATCGAGTGGTTCCAGGCGGGCAGCGCCCTCAACATCATCCGCCGCCGCACCACCGGCTGA
- a CDS encoding GntR family transcriptional regulator translates to MRTIRYRAIADEIRRQIATGELAGGRLLPSEATLSATHEVSRVTIRKALELLRQEGLVDSRQGFGWFVAVDPVSQSLGRLGTIEAQLAESGAAPVRKILDFGFMAPPPSVSEVLGSGSVLRVRRINLADGAPFARVTVWCPEHLASELSRADVERSSFYDLIGVPLGGATQTIGAGAASEADAAVLDIPLGSPVLVCDRVTRDTEGAAVLVSEHVFPAHLTEFVVDLPLVAGSISPTGLRLVD, encoded by the coding sequence GTGAGAACGATCCGCTATCGAGCCATCGCCGACGAGATCCGGCGCCAGATCGCGACCGGCGAGCTCGCCGGCGGTCGCCTGCTGCCCAGCGAGGCAACGCTGTCGGCGACCCACGAGGTGAGCCGGGTCACGATCCGCAAGGCGCTCGAACTGTTGCGCCAGGAGGGCCTGGTCGACTCGCGCCAGGGCTTCGGGTGGTTCGTCGCGGTCGATCCGGTCAGCCAGAGCCTCGGCCGGCTCGGCACCATCGAGGCCCAGCTGGCCGAATCCGGAGCGGCCCCGGTCCGCAAGATCCTCGACTTCGGGTTCATGGCGCCTCCGCCGTCGGTGAGCGAGGTGCTGGGGTCCGGATCGGTGCTGCGGGTGCGCCGGATCAATCTCGCTGACGGTGCGCCCTTCGCCCGCGTCACCGTGTGGTGCCCCGAGCACCTCGCGTCCGAGCTGTCGCGTGCCGACGTCGAACGCAGCTCGTTCTACGACCTCATCGGCGTGCCGCTCGGCGGGGCGACCCAGACGATCGGCGCGGGCGCGGCGAGCGAGGCCGACGCCGCCGTCCTCGACATCCCCTTGGGATCGCCGGTGCTGGTCTGCGACCGGGTCACCCGCGACACCGAGGGCGCAGCGGTCCTGGTGAGCGAACACGTCTTCCCGGCCCACCTCACCGAGTTCGTGGTCGACCTGCCGCTCGTGGCGGGCTCCATCAGTCCCACCGGCCTCCGGTTGGTCGACTAG
- a CDS encoding DUF222 domain-containing protein, which produces MGQTTVVTEPIEAMVLSPNAARYAESSADERLVAIEQLSAMMAATHAELLDVVAAASSCGDYELDGATGTTPWLVGRLGLAREHASECQRVAAGLQVLPALRQAYAAGAMSWDQIRPATKFATAEDDTDLAAELPGRSARQIALMARQARPLSDDEANDAHTARSFRWRRDHRRGGWVYGGFLPFDQGEAINQALDSIAEGWGPDPTTGSWAPIATRRADALHDLATRKLGSASAPDRATVVIHAESAVVDQDRPGNGFIGDLALCHSGVMRSMCDARVEVALHGPDGATVGVARASQQVPWWQRRQVHGRDICCRGFGCERKIRQIHHIAHWSNGGPTNLDNLVGLCWEHHRLVHEGNWTIQGNPNGEITFVSPNGRRRLPSRPPPADAKVRTQLRRINNGHLRPPRADPSGPSG; this is translated from the coding sequence ATGGGACAGACCACAGTGGTCACAGAGCCAATCGAGGCGATGGTGTTGTCGCCCAACGCGGCTCGCTACGCCGAGTCCAGCGCCGATGAGCGGCTGGTGGCGATCGAACAACTGTCGGCGATGATGGCGGCCACCCATGCCGAGTTGTTGGATGTGGTCGCTGCCGCCAGCTCCTGTGGCGACTACGAACTCGACGGCGCCACCGGCACCACCCCGTGGCTGGTGGGTCGCCTGGGCCTGGCCCGCGAACACGCCAGCGAATGCCAACGTGTCGCCGCCGGGTTGCAGGTGCTGCCCGCTCTGCGCCAGGCCTACGCGGCCGGGGCGATGTCATGGGACCAGATACGGCCTGCCACCAAGTTCGCCACCGCCGAGGACGACACCGACCTCGCGGCTGAGCTGCCCGGGCGTTCTGCCCGCCAGATCGCGCTCATGGCCCGCCAGGCCCGACCCCTCTCCGACGATGAGGCGAACGACGCGCACACCGCCCGGTCGTTTCGGTGGCGACGCGACCACCGCCGCGGCGGATGGGTCTATGGCGGGTTCTTGCCCTTCGACCAGGGTGAGGCGATCAACCAGGCACTCGATTCGATCGCCGAGGGTTGGGGACCCGATCCCACCACGGGCTCCTGGGCACCGATCGCCACCCGGCGTGCTGACGCACTCCATGACCTGGCCACCCGCAAACTCGGCTCCGCCTCTGCTCCCGACCGGGCCACGGTGGTCATCCACGCCGAGTCCGCGGTCGTCGACCAAGACCGGCCCGGCAACGGCTTCATCGGCGACCTCGCCCTCTGCCACTCAGGGGTCATGCGCTCCATGTGTGACGCCCGCGTCGAGGTCGCCCTGCACGGCCCCGACGGCGCCACCGTCGGCGTCGCCCGCGCCTCCCAGCAGGTCCCGTGGTGGCAACGCCGCCAGGTCCACGGGCGCGACATCTGCTGCCGCGGGTTCGGCTGCGAGCGCAAGATCCGCCAGATCCACCACATCGCGCACTGGTCCAACGGCGGACCCACCAACCTCGACAACCTGGTCGGCTTGTGCTGGGAACACCACCGCCTGGTCCACGAAGGCAACTGGACCATCCAAGGCAACCCCAACGGCGAGATCACCTTCGTCTCACCAAACGGCCGGCGCCGCCTCCCCAGCCGACCCCCACCCGCCGACGCCAAAGTCCGAACCCAACTACGCCGCATCAACAACGGACACCTCCGACCACCCCGCGCAGACCCGAGCGGTCCCAGCGGATAG